In a single window of the Zerene cesonia ecotype Mississippi unplaced genomic scaffold, Zerene_cesonia_1.1 Zces_u005, whole genome shotgun sequence genome:
- the LOC119838761 gene encoding ras-related protein Rab6 isoform X2 — translation MSASGEFGNPLRKFKLVFLGEQSVGKTSLITRFMYDSFDNTYQATIGIDFLSKTMYLEDRTVRLQLWDTAGQERFRSLIPSYIRDSTVAVVVYDITNANSFHQTSKWIDDVRTERGSDVIIMLVGNKTDLSDKRQVSTEEGDRKAKELNVMFIETSAKAGYNVKQLFRRVAAALPGMDSAESKPPEDMHEVILRQAPGDSKEPDGGCAC, via the exons ATGTCCGCGTCTGGTGAATTCGGTAATCCCTTGCGCAAGTTTAAATTGGTTTTTCTTGGTGAACAGAGCG TGGGAAAAACATCACTCATCACAAGGTTCATGTATGATAGTTTCGACAATACTTACCAG GCAACAATTGGCATAGACTTCCTGTCGAAAACAATGTACCTAGAGGACCGTACAGTGAGACTGCAACTGTGGGACACAGCGGGCCAGGAGCGATTCCGCTCGCTCATACCTTCTTACATTAGAGATTCAACAGTTGCCGTTGTAGTATATGACATTACCA ATGCGAATTCATTCCACCAAACGTCGAAGTGGATCGACGACGTGCGCACGGAGCGAGGCTCCGACGTCATCATCATGCTGGTCGGCAACAAGACAGACCTGTCGGACAAGCGGCAGGTCTCCACGGAGGAGGGCGACAGGAAGGCGAAGGAGCTCAACGTGATGTTCATTGAGACCAGCGCCAAGGCCGGCTATAATGTTAAACAG TTATTCCGACGGGTAGCAGCCGCCCTTCCCGGAATGGATTCAGCTGAAAGCAAGCCTCCCGAAGACA TGCACGAGGTGATACTGCGACAAGCGCCCGGAGACAGCAAGGAGCCGGACGGCGGATGCGCGTGTTAA
- the LOC119838820 gene encoding protein FAM8A1, with translation MTETERPDSNVPSEEREADPGATGDRPATTEREAYFQALRLWIQQAQMYQNLSSCFPYYMMSLQGMQNNQTNIPLLNNNYQFQGQQFPFQVPPVPPRPAPESQVPPPPLSPAEVIQRHGGYEYVIPQLYKRLFAEFIDFMLLFILKLIVTFIAVDMFDIIDLDKFDLYKFSENYDDYKYAMELTSEILLLEIIYRILVCIYEAFCLSSSVGRMGGATPGKALLGLRVVTASAVIPVEGRPKETVLLYPGRPLTFTTALARSLLKNFLISLLFPLCVILFVFRFNRTGYDLLCGVIVVEENMFPPRRHAP, from the exons atgACGGAAACAGAGCGACCCGATAGTAATGTGCCATCAGAGGAGAGAGAAGCCGATCCAGGCGCCACAGGCGATCGTCCGGCTACAACGGAAAGAGAAGCGTATTTTCAAGCCTTGAGATTATGGATCCAGCAAGCGCaaatgtatcaaaatttatcatcATGTTTCCCATACTATATGATGAGCTTGCAGGGGATGcaaaataatcaaacaaatattcCCTTGCTGAACAATAATTATCAGTTTCAAGGGCAACAGTTTCCATTTCAAGTGCCGCCGGTACCTCCGCGACCAGCTCCTGAAAGTCAAGTTCCTCCGCCTCCTCTAAGCCCTGCGGAAG tGATCCAGAGACATGGAGGATATGAATATGTAATCCCGCAATTGTATAAGCGCCTTTTTGCTGAATTCATTGACTTCATGTTGCTCTTCATTCTGAAACTCATTGTGACATTTATTGCGGTTGACATGTTTGATATCAT cGATCTGGATAAATTTGACTTGTACAAATTCAGTGAGAATTACGATGATTACAAATATGCAATGGAGTTAACATCAGAGATTCTACTCTTGGAGATTATCTACAGGATACTAGTCTGCATTTATGAA GCTTTCTGCCTTAGCAGCAGTGTAGGACGTATGGGAGGAGCTACGCCTGGCAAGGCTCTACTCGGATTGCGGGTTGTAACAGCTTCGGCCGTGATCCCTGTGGAAGGGAGACCCAAGGAGACCGTACTGCTCTACCCAGGACGACCTCTCACCTTTACAACGGCTCTAGCTCGCTCACTCCTGAAGAACTTCCTGATCTCCCTTCTCTTTCCTCTCTGTGTGATTCTGTTTGTCTTCCGGTTCAATCGCACTGGCTACGATCTTCTATGTGGCGTTATTGTGGTCGAAGAAAACATGTTTCCGCCAAGACGCCATGCACCTTGA